A genomic region of Drosophila kikkawai strain 14028-0561.14 chromosome X, DkikHiC1v2, whole genome shotgun sequence contains the following coding sequences:
- the LOC108075978 gene encoding uncharacterized protein: MEPCSSTNSDIKLKDPYYIRYYEFILNCLRGEKFKTFDELIARADIRPKDLQKIIDSMAQDLYLYPGIPEGEDGILEPSDLTEEEGIGIAQENQNENEHKEQKDQEDNQNEHNEHKEQEEQEDQKDNKSEQNEHKEQEDQEDNKNELKEQEDQEDNKIEQNEHKEQEDQKDNKNELKEQEDQEDNKIEQNEHKEQEDQEDKKNEHKEQNDYNENEQRKQEDLNVNEQRKQEDPNMNKQREQGKDYNENEQEDTTDRNEQGEQEYHNKNMQKEFEYQNEKENDLEDIVDIENLIDLGLLLEESGDKEDKADKEDREDKVNKADKEDKEKEDEANKENKEDREYKEKEDEANKENKEDRGDKCDIGGKGNTDNIIDDKGNIHMEKEIEHQNENENDVENILDIENIKDLGHLEEFEESGDREDKADKEEKEYIGDIGDTGDTGDKRNKIVEDIGHNGIRGERGDEKDYETKENSENKVWRSEPVEVTYTKDTDLDKLMTEERKKEDARIFAEVVRTFPELYDRETLKIYGLCDPIVTFDDLVRRTGYNPLYLKRCLYNLAMMPRRYG, translated from the exons ATGGAACCCTGTTCTTCGACAAATTCGGACATCAAACTAAAAGATCCATATTATATTAGGTATTATGAGTTCATTTTGAATTGTTTAAGGGGTGAGAAGTTTAAGACCTTCGACGAGTTAATCGCTAGAGCAGATATTAGACCAAAGGATTTGCAAAAGATCATTGATAGTATGGCCCAAGACCTATACCTATATCCAGGAATACCCGAAGGAGAGGATGGCATCTTGGAGCCTAGTGATTTGACAGAAGAAGAGGGAATAGGGATAGCACAGgaaaatcaaaatgaaaatgaacaCAAGGAACAGAAAGATCAGGAAGATAATCAGAATGAACATAATGAGCATAAGGAACAGGAGGAACAGGAAGATCAGAAAGATAATAAGAGTGAACAAAATGAACATAAGGAACAGGAAGATCAGGAAGATAATAAGAATGAACTCAAGGAACAGGAAGATCAGGAAGATAATAAGATTGAACAAAATGAACATAAAGAACAGGAAGATCAGAAAGATAATAAGAATGAACTCAAGGAACAGGAAGATCAGGAAGATAATAAGATTGAACAAAATGAACATAAAGAACAGGAAGATCAGGAAGATAAGAAAAATGAACATAAGGAACAAAACGATTATAATGAGAATGAACAGAGGAAACAGGAAGACCTAAATGTAAATGAACAAAGGAAACAGGAAGATCCAAATATGAATAAACAGAGGGAACAAGGGAAAGATTACAATGAGAATGAGCAAGAAGATACTACTGACAGGAATGAACAAGGGGAACAAGAATATCATAATAAGAATATGCAAAAGGAATTTGAATATCAAAATGAGAAAGAAAATGACTTAGAAGATATTGTGgatatagaaaatttaatagaCTTGGGACTTTTATTGGAAGAATCGGGAGATAAAGAAGATAAAGCAGACAAAGAAGATAGAGAagataaagtaaataaagcagacaaagaagataaagaaaaagaagatgaagcaaacaaagaaaacaaagaagatagagaatataaagaaaaagaagatgaagcaaacaaagaaaacaaagaagaCAGAGGAGACAAATGCGATATAGGAGGCAAAGGAAATACAGACAACATCATAGATGACAAaggaaatatacatatggaaaaggaaattgaacatcaaaatgaaaatgaaaatgacgtagaaaatattttagacattgaaaatataaaagactTGGGACATCTAGAAGAATTTGAAGAATCAGGAGATAGGGAAGATAAAGCAgacaaagaagaaaaagaataCATAGGAGACATAGGTGATACAGGTGATACAGGAgacaaaagaaacaaaatcGTGGAAGACATAGGACACAATGGAATCAGAGGAGAGAGAGGAGACGAAAAGGACTATGAAACCAAAGAAAACTCAGAAAATAAAGTATGGAGAAGCGAACCAGTAGAAGTTACATATACAAAAGACACAGATCTAGACAAGCTAATGACTGAAGAAAGGAAGAAAGAAGATGCAAGAATTTTTGCAGAAGTAGTCAGAACATTTCCGGAACTATATGACAGGGagactttaaaaatttacggT TTATGTGATCCGATCGTGACCTTTGATGACCTGGTTAGACGCACTGGCTACAATCCTTTGTACCTTAAAAGATGTCTCTACAATCTGGCCATGATGCCACGCCGGTATGGCTAG